In Aspergillus oryzae RIB40 DNA, chromosome 6, one genomic interval encodes:
- a CDS encoding uncharacterized protein (predicted protein): MASPGSKGSCQVVCRVGPDFQRYPELGVTNHYQPDRTRYPIVNYPHAAVELTGVYKTFQAIANDTNAYEEGAAKVSRLLLGQKYPLLIHWENDIYGVRKTTTQDHYADDDILYAGKDKPPKIMIMLETVDKKYKKKHIGSGCKVVPWIYDNEGRSLGNLVDHHHSIRTHDLGDYEPPPLDIRHVRLEEKVTCFMDGKKLQIEYFNDTLERHDPATVFAHTDDKENQPFKHFVFTNI, from the exons ATGGCGAG CCCAGGTAGTAAAGGCTCCTGTCAGGTCGTTTGTAGAGTAGGACCGGATTTTCAACGTT ATCCGGAACTTGGAGTTACAAATCACTACCAACCAGACCGGACTCGCTATCCGATCGTGAACTACCCACATGCCGCCGTTGAATTGACTGGCGTCTATAAGACCTTTCAAGCCATTGCCAACGATACAAATGCCTATGAAGAAGGCGCAGCCAAAGTTTCAAGG TTACTGCTGGGGCAGAAATACCCTCTCCTGATTCATTGGGAAAACGACATCTACGGTGTTCGAAAGACTACCACCCAGGACCATTAcgccgatgatgatatcctttaCGCCGGCAAGGATAAACCACCAAAGATCATGATTATGCTTGAAACAGTCGACAAAAAgtataaaaagaaacatataGGAAGCGGGTGCAAAGTCGTCCCCTGGATTTATGACAACGAGGGCAGAAGTCTGGGGAATCTAGTAGACCATCATCACTCTATACGGACCCACGACTTGGGTGACTATGAACCCCCACCTCTCGATATTAGGCATGTTCgcttggaagagaaggtgacCTGCTTtatggatggaaagaagctACAAATTGAGTACTTCAATGATACACTTGAGAGACACGATCCAGCCACGGTTTTTGCCCACACCGACGATAAAGAAAATCAACCTTTCAAGCACTTTGTGTTTACAAATATCTGA
- a CDS encoding acylglycerol lipase (lysophospholipase) has translation MADIDITETQFKLPDGLSVYQKTWAPSSAAPVARLVHFHGFSDHINNTFDLFPSLARRGIFCTGIDQRGWGQSVKTKADRGNTGPTAAILADFAAFIEVQLEAKPSVPVFVMGHSMGGGLVATLASTPKYQGLVSRLGGIMLEAPFIGLDAEQEPSIITVVLGRLAGKLLPRFQITQPMKVETIVRDPAVQQLLKNDPLNPCVGTLEMFANMLDRAADLTSGKLKLNDGVRSVYVAHGTGDQVTSHDASKRWFDAQTGKVADRKFKSYEGWSHVLHADLPENRQEFADDIAEWILARV, from the exons ATGGCCGACATCGACATCACCGAAACCCAGTTTAAGCTGCCCGACGGCTTGTCCGTCTACCAGAAGACATGGGCA CCGAGTAGCGCTGCTCCCGTGGCCCGCCTGGTCCATTTCCATGGTTTTAGCGACCACATCAACAACACGTTTGATCTGTTTCCATCTCTAGCCCGCCGTGGGATCTTCTGTACGGGCATTGACCAGCGCGGTTGGGGCCAGTCGGTCAAAACCAAGGCCGACCGCGGGAACACGGGCCCGACCGCTGCCATCCTGGCCGATTTTGCAGCGTTCATCGAGGTCCAACTCGAAGCGAAACCGTCTGTTCCCGTTTTCGTGATGGGCCACTCAATGGGCGGCGGACTAGTTGCGACGTTAGCCTCTACGCCCAAGTATCAGGGTCTTGTTTCCCGCTTGGGGGGTATCATGCTCGAGGCACCGTTTATCGGACTCGACGCTGAGCAGGAACCAAGTATCATCACGGTCGTTCTCGGTCGGTTGGCAGGTAAACTACTGCCTCGCTTCCAGATTACCCAGCCGATGAAGGTCGAAACGATTGTGCGGGACCCCGCCGTGCAGCAATTGCTGAAGAATGATCCGTTAAACCCTTGTGTCGGTACGCTGGAGATGTTTGCGAACATGCTCGACCGTGCCGCCGATTTAACTTCTGGTAAGCTCAAGCTGAATGATGGGGTTCGGTCTGTCTATGTGGCCCATGGTACGGGGGACCAGGTCACCAGTCATGATGCGAGCAAGCGCTGGTTTGATGCGCAGACTGGCAAGGTTGCGGACCGGAAGTTCAAGTCTTATGAAGGCTGGAGTCATGTGCTTCATGCGGATCTACCAGAGAATAGGCAAGAGTTTGCCGATGACATTGCGGAATGGATTCTTGCACGAGTGTAG
- a CDS encoding uncharacterized protein (predicted protein): protein MFSFFRRGPPQTPEIPSDQAPSQQTTTQTSQSPPQPQNQRPESEPELKFINPQTKYKLLLGGLTIFAFSLWSTRRALNRRYLASVPPFYTSSLYHKPDVSGGAEAFEALNLATLNVLSLGMAGTGGILCALDINGVDDMRRFVRRGFYGDGGDVTKVDKELEDEVEAWVGSVLGEKFGVELKKEKERERNENKA from the coding sequence atgttctccttcttccgccGGGGCCCTCCCCAAACCCCTGAAATCCCATCAGACCAAGCACCCtcacaacaaacaacaacacaaacTAGCCaatctccaccacaaccccaaaaccaaagaccCGAATCCGAACCTGAACTGAAATTCATCAACCCCCAAACAAAATACAAACTTCTACTCGGCGGCCTCACCATTTTCGCCTTCTCGCTGTGGAGCACCCGCCGCGCCTTAAACAGACGCTATCTCGCCTCCGTCCCACCTTTCTATACCTCCTCTCTCTACCATAAGCCCGACGTCAGCGGCGGTGCGGAAGCCTTTGAGGCGCTGAATCTGGCGACGCTGAATGTGCTTTCCTTGGGCATGGCGGGCACTGGGGGTATCCTGTGTGCGCTGGATATCAACGGGGTTGATGATATGAGGAGGTTTGTGAGGAGGGGATTCtatggtgatggtggagatgtgACGAAGGTGGATAaggagctggaagatgaggttgaagctTGGGTGGGAAGTGTGCTGGGGGAGAAGTTTGGggtggagctgaagaaggaaaaggagagggagaggaatGAGAACAAGGCTTGA